The segment GTCCACCCGAACGTCCGCGTAGACCCGCGCACCCGCGGCGAGGGCGCGGGGGAGGTAGGCGACCGCGGCGCCCTGGCGCGCGTCGTAGCGGCACCCCAGCCCGCACATCCCCGAGCGGACGCACCCCCGCGCGTTGATCCGGGCCGCACGGGCGCTCCACCCCAGCCGCGCCGCGCCGTCCAGGAGGATCCGGTTGGAGGGGTTGTGCGCGTCGTCCGGGACGCAGCGGGTGTGCGTCTCCGCCTCCACCCTGGCGAAGACCGGCGCGAGGTCGGCCGCGCGCATCCCCTCCGTGCCGTGCTCCCGCGCCCACTCGTCCAGCACCCACTCCGGCGTGGGCAGCATGATCAGCCAGTTGACGGCGGTGCTCCCGCCCACCGTCCGCCCCTGCACGATGGAGACGGCCAGGTCGTCCGTGGCGCGCGCCCCCTGGTCCGCGTAGAGGCGGGCGACCATGTCCGGCTCGCGCTCGTTCAGCTCCTCCGCTGTCCAGAAGCCGCCCTCCTCCAGCACCACCACCTCGTGCCCGGCCTCCGCCAGCCGCGCCGCCGCCACCGCCCCGCCTGCGCCCGTCCCCACCACGCACACGTCCGCGCGGATCCGCGTCTCCCCCGCCAGCGCGTCCCCGCGCACCACCACGGCGCGCATCGCCGGAGTGACCGTGCCGGGGGCGGGCGGCAGGGCGGGCTCCGGCGCGCGCGCCACCGGCTCCGCGTCCGAGGGGGCGCCGGGGAGCGCGCCCTCCCAGGGGTGGAGCGCCGCGCGCTCGTGGAAGGGGCCCAGGTAGCCGATCCCCGCATGGCTCTCCGGGAGCCCGTAGAAGGTGGCGAGCACCAGCCGGCGGAACGCCTGGAACACGGTGCGCCGCAGCGGGATCCGGCTCGTCTCCCAGTCGCGCAGGCAGGCGTCCTGCGCCTCCGGAGGGAGGGAGGCGAAGCGCCGGGGGCGCCCGGAGAACAGGAGCCCGGCGGCGGGGTGGCCGAACAGGGCGAGGAGAGCGGCGACCTGCCGCGCCACCTCCGGGTCGCCCTCGGCCAGGCGGGCCTCCACCGCCGCACGGAGGTCGGTCTCCGGGGGGCACGTGGGAACGATGCGGCTGCAGAGCGCCTGCAGCGTGGCGCGCCGGGACGGGGAGAGCGGGAGCATCTGGGTGGTCCGGGAGGCGGGGGAGAGCCGCGGCGGGACATGCCGCCGCGCACCCGTACGTTAGGGCGCGGCGGGGAGCGCGTCAAACCGCGGTCGACCCGCCTCCGCCGCCCAGTCGCAAACCACCCCACCGCAAACGTTTACGGATGCAACACGGGACCGGGCGGCCCGCGACTTGCACCCTTTTCCCCGCCCTGCCCCCGAGCGGGGCGGCTCACCGACTCAGACGAGGAGGACAGACATGAGAGGATACGCAAGAGACTACGAGAACCGCGACTACCGCAACGACCGCGAGGGCTGGCTGAGCGGCGGGAGCGAGGTCTACCGCGACCGCGACCGCATGCGCCACAACCCCTCCTGGGAGGACCAGGAGTACGGGAACCGCAGCGGCTACCCGGGCGGCCTGGGCCGCGGGGATACCAACTGGCGGCGCCGCGTCTTCGAGGCGGGCCGCGGCTACGGGCGCGACTACCAGGACCGGGGCGCGCAACGGCCCATGGCGAACCGCGGCGGGCGCGGCTACGATCGCGGCATGCAGGGGCAGCGGCCGGGCCGGAACCGCGGCATGGACGACCCCTACTACGGGGACGACGCCAGGGGCTTCGGGCTCGGCGGCGGGCTGGGGACCTACCGCCCAAGCGGCTCCTTCTCGAACCCCACCACCCGGGGTGACTTCTTCATCGGGTACGGCGGCGCCACCCGCCGGGGGTACAGCCCCTACTGGTGAGCCGCCGGTCAGACGGTACAATCGGGGCTCCGCGCCACACCCGGCGCGGAGCCCCTTTCTACATTCTTCATTCCGCCTCCCGCCCCTCCTCCTCCAGCCCCCCGAGCATCGGCATCTCCGCCG is part of the Longimicrobiaceae bacterium genome and harbors:
- a CDS encoding GMC family oxidoreductase N-terminal domain-containing protein; amino-acid sequence: MLPLSPSRRATLQALCSRIVPTCPPETDLRAAVEARLAEGDPEVARQVAALLALFGHPAAGLLFSGRPRRFASLPPEAQDACLRDWETSRIPLRRTVFQAFRRLVLATFYGLPESHAGIGYLGPFHERAALHPWEGALPGAPSDAEPVARAPEPALPPAPGTVTPAMRAVVVRGDALAGETRIRADVCVVGTGAGGAVAAARLAEAGHEVVVLEEGGFWTAEELNEREPDMVARLYADQGARATDDLAVSIVQGRTVGGSTAVNWLIMLPTPEWVLDEWAREHGTEGMRAADLAPVFARVEAETHTRCVPDDAHNPSNRILLDGAARLGWSARAARINARGCVRSGMCGLGCRYDARQGAAVAYLPRALAAGARVYADVRVD